A single region of the Lycium barbarum isolate Lr01 chromosome 2, ASM1917538v2, whole genome shotgun sequence genome encodes:
- the LOC132628274 gene encoding calvin cycle protein CP12-3, chloroplastic — protein sequence MALNLKASLILTHVPSRTGLRSTRKGVQKVMMSGATGVPKYKGTQMREKQLTEMIEKKVKEAKEVCGEDARSDECKVAWDEVEEVSQAKAHLRIKLQLNQDPLEPYCQDNPETDECRIYEH from the coding sequence ATGGCGCTGAACTTGAAGGCATCATTAATCCTAACTCATGTTCCGAGTAGAACTGGGTTGAGATCCACTAGGAAAGGGGTGCAAAAAGTGATGATGAGCGGAGCGACGGGAGTACCCAAGTATAAGGGGACGCAGATGAGAGAGAAACAGCTGACGGAGATGATAGAGAAGAAAGTGAAGGAAGCTAAGGAGGTGTGCGGGGAAGACGCCAGGTCCGACGAGTGCAAGGTGGCATGGGACGAGGTCGAAGAAGTCAGTCAGGCTAAGGCCCATCTGCGCATCAAGCTTCAGCTCAATCAAGATCCCCTTGAACCTTACTGTCAAGATAACCCTGAGACCGATGAGTGCCGTATCTATgaacattaa